In one Dermatophilaceae bacterium Sec6.4 genomic region, the following are encoded:
- a CDS encoding helix-turn-helix domain-containing protein, translated as MSESQTFPEPSSHYAPLQFAPEVSAWLQAQLPTFAEKCVDQIFVEVPEYARTPSGELRGVIEAAVQAALGGFLRMATARQKGDPTPHAYALDGAYRLGSGEAHSGRPMDALLSAYRIGARVAWREMSTAAVAAGLDAATTAQFAELVFTYIDELTASSVEGHATALAQQDRTTERRRERVASALIAGRSEEVVRELAARADWAPPRRLTAVVLPSIRLGPLLSGLGPNTLRAAEEPGYTEGSERTVLLVADRRRALRLLADREAYVGPARPWLEVAASYERAVRAMNVGLGIGGGRLIDTEDHLADLVLASAPTELADLRTQVLAPLGDPGSSSYERHVETLRSWLLHQGRRDEVAAELHVHAQTVRYRMGQIRELYGERLTDPDTVMALLIALHPSPSVSPSGLRSGAK; from the coding sequence ATGAGTGAGAGCCAGACTTTCCCCGAGCCCTCGTCGCACTATGCCCCGTTGCAGTTCGCGCCGGAAGTCTCCGCGTGGCTGCAGGCTCAACTACCCACGTTCGCCGAGAAATGTGTCGACCAGATCTTTGTGGAGGTGCCGGAGTACGCGCGCACCCCGAGCGGCGAGTTGCGCGGGGTCATCGAGGCTGCGGTGCAGGCCGCGCTGGGCGGCTTCCTGCGGATGGCGACCGCTCGGCAGAAGGGCGATCCGACCCCCCACGCATACGCGCTCGACGGTGCGTACCGGTTGGGCAGCGGTGAGGCACACAGCGGACGGCCGATGGACGCGTTGCTGTCGGCATACCGGATCGGGGCGCGCGTCGCCTGGCGGGAGATGTCGACCGCCGCGGTCGCAGCGGGCCTGGATGCGGCAACAACAGCGCAGTTCGCCGAGCTGGTCTTCACCTACATCGATGAACTGACCGCCTCCAGCGTCGAGGGCCACGCAACAGCGCTCGCGCAACAGGACCGCACCACCGAGCGACGACGGGAGCGGGTCGCTTCTGCACTGATCGCCGGTCGCAGTGAAGAAGTGGTGCGCGAGCTGGCGGCCCGTGCCGACTGGGCGCCGCCACGACGCCTGACGGCGGTGGTGCTGCCGTCCATCAGGCTCGGTCCGCTGCTGTCCGGTCTCGGGCCCAACACATTGCGAGCGGCTGAGGAACCCGGATACACCGAGGGATCCGAGCGCACCGTGCTGCTGGTGGCCGATCGCCGCCGGGCCCTGCGGCTGCTCGCCGACCGTGAGGCGTATGTCGGGCCCGCCAGGCCCTGGCTGGAGGTCGCAGCGTCGTACGAACGGGCAGTCCGGGCGATGAATGTCGGCCTGGGGATCGGCGGCGGACGGCTGATCGACACCGAGGATCACCTGGCCGACCTGGTGTTGGCATCGGCGCCGACCGAACTGGCCGACCTGCGCACCCAGGTCCTGGCGCCACTCGGCGACCCGGGCTCCTCGTCCTACGAACGGCACGTCGAGACGCTGCGTTCCTGGCTGCTGCACCAGGGTCGCCGTGACGAGGTGGCCGCCGAACTGCACGTACACGCGCAGACCGTCCGCTACCGCATGGGCCAGATCCGCGAGTTGTACGGCGAGCGCCTCACCGACCCCGATACGGTGATGGCCTTGCTCATCGCGCTGCACCCATCGCCATCCGTCTCTCCATCCGGTCTGCGTTCTGGCGCGAAGTAA
- a CDS encoding toxic anion resistance protein, with amino-acid sequence MSELDLTKSGSTTGAAPQPAPGALVLEAPAPTPVVQEQQAVQAVKVAPEAQTEIERKAQAFVTDLTSMDMKAPAFTEKVNSIVLMGDSDIKRSSEVSNRMLQRPAAQVGDKSPQGKVSTTLIDLRKTVTDLDPNRADLKGMKKVLKWLPGGGKIENYFAKYQTAQAHIDAIIRSLASGQDELRKDNASIEMERGNMWQAMQKLGEYNQLATALDGAIEQKIAELQVQGNTEDADIMKSDVLFAVRQRRQDIMTQMAVSVQGYLALDLVRKNNQELIRGVDRAQTTTVAALRTAIIVSQALAQQKLVLDQITSLNSTTSNLIESTSLQLKQQGAEINQQAASSGIEIDKLQAAFDNVFQTMDAIDTFRSQASANMATTITALQGQVERAKPYLERSMRSQGMDASTAAQLGSAPQQGQIGS; translated from the coding sequence ATGTCCGAGTTGGATCTGACCAAGTCCGGTAGCACCACAGGTGCTGCACCCCAACCCGCGCCCGGCGCGCTGGTGTTGGAAGCACCGGCGCCGACACCCGTCGTGCAGGAGCAGCAGGCCGTTCAGGCGGTCAAGGTCGCCCCGGAGGCGCAGACCGAGATCGAGCGCAAGGCGCAGGCATTCGTGACCGACCTGACGTCGATGGATATGAAGGCGCCGGCGTTCACCGAGAAGGTCAACTCGATCGTGCTGATGGGCGATTCGGACATCAAACGGTCTTCCGAAGTCTCCAACCGGATGCTGCAGAGGCCTGCAGCGCAGGTAGGCGACAAGAGCCCGCAGGGCAAGGTCAGCACCACGCTGATCGACTTGCGCAAGACCGTCACCGATCTCGACCCGAACCGCGCAGACCTCAAGGGCATGAAGAAGGTCCTGAAGTGGCTGCCGGGTGGCGGCAAGATCGAGAACTATTTCGCCAAGTACCAGACGGCGCAGGCTCACATCGATGCGATCATCCGCTCGCTGGCCTCGGGTCAGGACGAGTTGCGCAAGGACAACGCCTCCATCGAGATGGAGCGCGGCAACATGTGGCAGGCGATGCAGAAGCTGGGCGAATACAACCAGCTCGCGACCGCGCTGGACGGCGCCATCGAGCAGAAGATCGCCGAATTGCAGGTACAGGGCAACACCGAGGACGCCGACATCATGAAGTCCGATGTGCTGTTCGCGGTCCGCCAGCGGCGGCAGGACATCATGACCCAGATGGCCGTATCGGTGCAGGGTTACCTCGCGCTGGACCTCGTTCGTAAAAACAACCAGGAGCTGATCCGCGGAGTCGATCGCGCGCAGACCACTACCGTCGCGGCGCTGCGCACTGCGATCATCGTGTCCCAGGCGCTCGCCCAGCAGAAGCTGGTGCTGGACCAGATCACTTCGCTCAACTCCACGACGTCCAACCTCATCGAATCCACGTCGCTGCAGCTGAAACAGCAGGGTGCCGAGATCAATCAGCAGGCAGCCTCCAGCGGCATCGAGATCGACAAGCTGCAGGCAGCCTTCGACAATGTCTTCCAGACGATGGACGCGATCGACACCTTCAGAAGCCAGGCCAGTGCCAACATGGCCACCACGATCACGGCGCTGCAGGGACAGGTCGAGCGCGCCAAGCCCTACCTCGAACGCTCGATGCGCAGTCAGGGTATGGACGCCTCCACCGCGGCCCAGCTCGGCAGCGCGCCCCAGCAGGGCCAGATCGGCTCCTGA
- the aroQ gene encoding type II 3-dehydroquinate dehydratase: MSIIAVVNGPNLDFLGTREPAIYGVETLADVELRCLQTAAGLGAEVRFFQSNSEGGLVDHLHELTGVVDGLIINAAGYTHTSVAIRDAVSLLAVPFVEVHISNVHAREPFRHTSYLSDLASGVIVGCGVQGYDFAIERLVALLAKS; this comes from the coding sequence ATGTCGATCATCGCCGTCGTGAACGGTCCCAATCTGGACTTCCTCGGCACCCGGGAGCCGGCAATCTACGGCGTCGAGACGCTGGCTGACGTGGAGCTGCGCTGTCTACAGACGGCTGCCGGGTTGGGCGCCGAGGTCCGGTTCTTCCAGAGCAACAGCGAGGGTGGGCTCGTCGACCATCTGCATGAGCTGACCGGGGTGGTCGACGGGCTGATCATCAACGCCGCGGGTTACACCCATACGTCGGTGGCGATCCGCGATGCGGTGTCGTTGCTAGCGGTGCCGTTCGTGGAGGTGCACATCTCCAATGTGCATGCGCGCGAACCTTTCCGGCATACGTCGTATCTCAGCGACCTGGCGTCCGGAGTGATCGTGGGCTGCGGGGTGCAGGGCTACGACTTCGCGATCGAGCGGCTTGTCGCGCTGCTCGCAAAGTCGTGA
- a CDS encoding cation transporter: protein MTLTSDDTASAADQGGDSLRTVLIAFAANVVIAIAKTAAALMTGSASMVAEAAHSWADSGNEIFLLVAEKRGAKKADEAHPLGYGKEAYVWSMFAAVGLLTAGAVVSIGHGIQQLGSSEKAGDYVINYIVLAIAFVLEGSSFLQALRQTRGVASKAGLHPLRYITRTSDPTLRAVFFEDAAAQIGLLIAATGVALHQITGNAMWDALGSILVGVMLAVVAVFLVNRNREFLVGEAITGPVRERALQALLDNEAIERVTYLHLEFVGPQKLFVVASVDLVGDERESVLAVRLQEVEDKVRRHAMIEHAVLSLSLPDEESLIPGGNARARADHTD, encoded by the coding sequence GTGACTCTCACCAGCGACGACACGGCGTCCGCAGCCGACCAGGGCGGCGACAGCCTGAGGACCGTGCTGATCGCGTTCGCGGCCAATGTGGTCATCGCGATCGCGAAGACGGCTGCCGCGTTGATGACTGGTTCCGCCTCGATGGTGGCCGAAGCCGCGCACTCCTGGGCCGACTCCGGGAACGAGATATTCCTGCTGGTCGCGGAGAAACGGGGAGCGAAGAAAGCAGACGAGGCACACCCACTGGGTTACGGCAAGGAGGCCTACGTCTGGTCGATGTTCGCCGCCGTCGGGTTGCTGACAGCCGGCGCCGTCGTGAGTATCGGGCACGGGATCCAGCAGCTCGGCTCCAGTGAGAAGGCCGGGGACTATGTCATCAACTACATCGTCCTGGCCATTGCCTTCGTACTGGAAGGCAGCTCGTTCCTGCAGGCGTTGCGCCAGACGCGGGGGGTGGCCAGTAAAGCCGGGCTGCACCCGCTGCGGTACATCACCCGCACCTCCGACCCGACCCTGCGCGCCGTCTTCTTCGAGGACGCCGCCGCGCAGATCGGTCTGTTGATCGCGGCCACCGGTGTGGCGCTGCACCAGATCACCGGGAACGCCATGTGGGACGCGCTCGGATCGATCCTCGTCGGGGTGATGCTCGCCGTTGTCGCGGTATTCCTGGTCAACCGCAACCGTGAGTTCCTGGTCGGCGAAGCCATCACCGGGCCGGTGCGCGAGCGTGCGCTGCAGGCTCTGCTCGACAACGAGGCCATCGAACGGGTGACCTACCTGCACCTGGAATTTGTCGGTCCGCAGAAGCTCTTCGTAGTGGCCTCGGTCGACCTGGTGGGCGACGAGCGCGAGTCCGTACTCGCCGTACGTCTGCAGGAGGTCGAGGACAAGGTACGACGCCACGCCATGATCGAGCACGCCGTCCTGTCCCTGTCGCTACCGGACGAGGAATCCCTGATCCCCGGCGGCAACGCACGCGCTCGCGCGGATCACACGGACTGA
- a CDS encoding dihydrofolate reductase family protein, with product MNTIQAIYGHQQDGGQLNDQEVARGYPWPPTGRWVRAMMVTTLDGAAAGADGLSGSVSSEADQQVFSAVRSFCDVVLVGSGTLRAEEYGPMRAEPEHAQQRASDGQLQAPVVAVVSGSLKLPWALPIWTQSTQRLLVITASGADEDRLAEAKKHADVIVLPEVTPQSIVDALVGRGLRRIVCEGGPQLLRNLVEADMVDEADITLSPLFAGTGTSPSTTSLPDVARFRLVQVLQGDSTLMMRYLAPGR from the coding sequence GTGAACACCATCCAGGCGATCTACGGCCATCAGCAGGACGGCGGGCAGCTCAACGACCAGGAAGTGGCTCGGGGTTACCCATGGCCGCCGACGGGTCGATGGGTCCGAGCGATGATGGTCACCACGCTCGACGGCGCTGCTGCGGGCGCCGATGGACTCAGTGGTTCGGTGTCCTCCGAGGCCGATCAGCAGGTATTCAGTGCTGTCCGTAGCTTCTGTGACGTAGTCCTCGTGGGCAGCGGCACCCTGCGGGCCGAGGAGTACGGCCCCATGCGCGCCGAACCCGAGCACGCGCAGCAGCGCGCATCCGATGGTCAACTTCAAGCCCCAGTCGTGGCCGTCGTCAGTGGATCGTTGAAATTACCCTGGGCGTTGCCGATCTGGACGCAGTCCACCCAGCGACTGCTGGTGATCACCGCGTCCGGTGCCGACGAGGATCGACTCGCCGAGGCAAAAAAGCACGCGGACGTCATCGTGCTGCCCGAAGTAACGCCTCAGTCCATCGTGGACGCGCTGGTCGGGCGCGGCCTGCGCAGGATCGTCTGTGAGGGTGGGCCGCAGCTGCTGCGCAATCTGGTGGAGGCCGACATGGTCGATGAAGCCGACATCACGCTCTCCCCGCTCTTCGCCGGCACCGGGACCTCACCGTCGACGACCTCCCTGCCCGATGTCGCGCGTTTCCGCCTGGTCCAGGTGCTGCAGGGCGACAGCACGTTGATGATGCGCTACCTCGCGCCGGGCCGATGA
- a CDS encoding phospholipid scramblase-related protein: MTNATPPGWYPDNLDPSRVRWWDGAGWTDQTQPKQQPASSVSDAPRGYPGQPQQQPQQQRQAPARPAAQLPQPQGQRQQPQQAQHDPYAQQAQRQQQQPRQAQHDPYAAKAQSQQQDSYPGESRVQRFNDSIAQGYGDQTYGGHTSGPTDGRQAAHGRNVFTEPVLIVSQKRKIIEVTNEYAVYAQDGSQLGAVVEVGQSGMKKAVRLLTSYDQFLTHRLEVRDNGGNVLLRLTRPAKVMKSTIIVQAPDGREIGRLAQQNVFGKIRFGLQADGMEVGSLSAENWRAWNFALKDTAGIEVARVTKTWEGLLTTMFTTADNYVVHIHQDVPDPLRSLCVAAALTIDTALKQDDR, encoded by the coding sequence ATGACGAACGCGACGCCGCCCGGTTGGTACCCCGACAACCTCGACCCCTCACGGGTGAGGTGGTGGGACGGTGCGGGTTGGACCGATCAGACCCAGCCCAAGCAGCAGCCCGCCTCGTCGGTGTCGGACGCCCCGCGTGGATACCCCGGCCAGCCGCAGCAACAGCCGCAGCAACAGCGGCAAGCCCCGGCACGTCCGGCAGCGCAATTGCCTCAGCCGCAGGGTCAGCGCCAGCAACCACAACAAGCGCAGCACGATCCGTACGCCCAGCAGGCTCAGCGCCAGCAGCAACAACCACGACAGGCGCAGCACGACCCGTACGCGGCGAAAGCACAGTCGCAGCAGCAGGACTCCTACCCCGGCGAGAGTCGCGTTCAGCGATTCAATGACTCGATCGCACAGGGATACGGCGACCAGACCTACGGCGGTCACACCAGCGGCCCCACCGATGGCCGACAGGCTGCTCACGGCCGCAATGTCTTCACCGAACCGGTACTGATCGTCTCCCAGAAGCGCAAGATCATCGAGGTCACCAACGAATACGCCGTCTACGCCCAGGATGGTTCGCAGCTCGGCGCCGTGGTCGAGGTCGGGCAGAGCGGTATGAAGAAGGCCGTCCGGTTGTTGACCAGCTACGACCAGTTCCTCACCCACCGCCTGGAGGTGCGCGACAACGGCGGCAATGTGCTGCTACGCCTGACCCGACCGGCGAAGGTGATGAAATCGACCATCATCGTGCAGGCCCCGGACGGCCGGGAGATCGGTCGGCTCGCGCAGCAGAATGTCTTCGGCAAGATCCGCTTCGGGTTGCAGGCCGACGGTATGGAGGTCGGCTCACTGAGCGCTGAGAACTGGCGGGCCTGGAACTTCGCGCTCAAGGACACCGCCGGGATCGAGGTCGCGCGGGTCACCAAGACGTGGGAGGGCCTGCTGACCACGATGTTCACCACTGCGGACAACTACGTGGTGCACATCCACCAGGACGTGCCCGACCCGTTGCGCTCGCTCTGCGTCGCGGCGGCCCTGACCATTGACACCGCCCTCAAGCAGGACGACCGCTGA
- a CDS encoding LysR family transcriptional regulator, giving the protein MIDVHRLRTFRAVVASGSVQAAAANLGFTSSAVSQQIAALQRDTGLQLFEKSGRGISATPTGRSLAAESDELMRELARLDGVVDDLREGRSGTLIITCFASAGEQWMPAIARTLQREYPDVQLTVDLNEYAIQAGPARPDIEIRNEVPDDPPTRIAGHTRYELTQEPYVAVFAVDSVLAEQDVVPMASLETQRWVVDNTNDAVGSRIVRDATRAAGFTPRYAAQTDDHHTSIAFAAAGIGVAVIPRLAIGVLPPGVVARPIGEPTPRRRIVVFVRDSVSGHPSVVRTLELLRDVAATA; this is encoded by the coding sequence ATGATCGACGTGCACCGCCTTCGCACCTTCCGCGCCGTGGTGGCCAGCGGCTCCGTACAGGCTGCGGCGGCCAACCTCGGCTTCACCTCTTCGGCCGTCAGCCAGCAGATCGCAGCACTGCAACGCGATACCGGCCTGCAGCTCTTCGAGAAGTCCGGGCGCGGCATCTCCGCGACCCCGACAGGACGGAGCCTGGCCGCCGAGAGTGACGAACTGATGCGGGAGCTGGCCCGTCTGGACGGCGTGGTGGACGATCTACGCGAAGGACGATCCGGCACCCTGATCATCACCTGTTTCGCCTCTGCCGGCGAGCAGTGGATGCCGGCCATCGCGCGCACACTGCAGCGGGAGTACCCGGACGTCCAGCTGACCGTCGACCTCAACGAATACGCCATCCAGGCCGGCCCGGCCCGCCCGGATATCGAGATTCGTAACGAGGTGCCCGATGACCCGCCCACCCGGATCGCCGGACACACCCGGTACGAGCTGACGCAGGAGCCCTACGTCGCGGTATTCGCTGTCGACAGCGTGCTGGCTGAGCAGGACGTCGTGCCGATGGCGTCGTTGGAGACACAGCGCTGGGTCGTGGACAACACCAACGACGCCGTGGGCAGTCGGATCGTGCGCGATGCCACCAGGGCCGCTGGATTCACCCCCCGGTATGCCGCCCAGACAGACGATCACCACACCTCCATCGCGTTCGCCGCGGCCGGGATCGGCGTCGCGGTGATCCCGCGTCTGGCGATCGGCGTACTGCCACCCGGAGTGGTCGCGCGGCCGATCGGCGAGCCCACGCCGCGCCGACGCATCGTCGTCTTCGTACGCGACAGCGTCAGTGGGCACCCGTCCGTGGTGCGCACCCTGGAACTACTGCGCGACGTCGCCGCCACTGCCTGA
- a CDS encoding ferredoxin reductase produces the protein MELLSGDRPMDDGRETVAPSLWRSRAIGFLRAATTPLLPEDYVDLFDPLRTTTVLRARVTDIISETDDAATVVLQPGRTWRGHVPGQYIRIGVDIDGVRMWRAYSVTSGPRTDGRIAITIKAISGGAVSTHLLSSLQVGQIVQMEQADGAFVLPEVLPAKILLLTGGSGITPVMGILRHAVQDLDDVVMLHSAPRPEDVIFADELRSLGDDGRISLLERHTDEHGLLDTDELDALVPDWRERETWACGPAGMLEMLEGHWESAGHAHRLHTERFRPALAEPGEGGTVYFTNADREIDCDGARPILDIGEEAGVLMPSGCRMGICYGCVLPMREGAVRDLRTGEVTTATPGDGILIQTCISAAAGRCDLVL, from the coding sequence ATGGAACTTCTCTCCGGCGACCGGCCCATGGACGATGGGCGCGAAACTGTCGCCCCGTCCCTCTGGCGCTCGCGAGCCATCGGGTTCCTTCGGGCGGCAACGACGCCGCTGCTGCCCGAGGACTACGTGGACCTCTTCGACCCGCTGCGCACGACCACGGTGTTGCGGGCGCGGGTCACGGACATCATCTCCGAGACCGACGATGCGGCCACTGTGGTGCTGCAGCCCGGTCGCACCTGGCGCGGCCACGTGCCCGGTCAGTACATCCGCATCGGCGTCGACATCGACGGCGTCCGGATGTGGCGTGCGTACTCCGTGACCTCCGGCCCGCGCACGGACGGCCGCATCGCGATCACCATCAAAGCCATCTCCGGCGGCGCGGTCAGCACGCATCTGCTCAGCTCGTTGCAGGTCGGTCAGATCGTCCAGATGGAACAGGCCGACGGCGCGTTCGTGCTGCCCGAGGTGCTGCCCGCCAAGATCCTGCTGCTGACCGGTGGTAGCGGCATCACCCCCGTGATGGGCATCCTGCGACATGCAGTGCAGGATCTCGACGACGTGGTGATGCTGCACTCCGCCCCGCGCCCCGAAGACGTGATCTTCGCCGACGAGCTACGCAGCCTCGGCGACGACGGCCGGATCAGCTTGCTGGAGCGGCACACGGACGAGCACGGACTGCTCGACACCGACGAACTCGACGCCCTCGTGCCCGACTGGCGCGAGCGCGAGACCTGGGCGTGCGGCCCCGCCGGCATGCTCGAGATGCTCGAAGGGCACTGGGAGTCAGCCGGTCACGCGCACCGGTTGCACACCGAACGCTTCCGCCCCGCCTTGGCCGAACCTGGTGAGGGTGGCACGGTCTATTTCACGAACGCCGACCGCGAGATCGACTGCGACGGCGCTCGCCCGATCCTGGACATCGGCGAAGAAGCCGGTGTGCTGATGCCGTCCGGTTGCCGGATGGGTATCTGTTACGGCTGCGTGCTGCCGATGCGTGAAGGCGCCGTACGGGACCTGCGGACCGGCGAAGTCACGACCGCCACCCCCGGCGACGGAATCCTGATCCAGACCTGTATCTCGGCCGCAGCCGGGCGCTGCGACCTCGTTCTCTAA
- a CDS encoding dihydropteroate synthase — MITLAGLARLAADHADDLARTVAPLRIGTKTFDTDREPVVMSVVNLSQDSAYRESVAVSTASAVRKARVHVAQGAHLVDIGAESTIATAAAVDDQAQQRLLLPVIEQLADDGIAVSVETYEVPVAAAALQAGACVLNLTGSGNDDEMFALAAEHRATVVLCHLLGPNARDITDADISTDLLPQMIERFDQRVHRAREIGVTDLVIDPGVGFGYRLNDAAARSRYQAAALLQTFRLRRLGLPICHALPHAFDTFEEQFRSAEGFFAVLAQLGQTGVYRTHEVPLVCAVLDAMSTFDTEA, encoded by the coding sequence ATGATCACCCTCGCGGGCCTGGCACGCCTGGCCGCTGACCATGCGGACGATCTCGCGCGCACCGTTGCGCCACTGCGTATCGGCACGAAGACCTTCGACACCGACCGCGAACCCGTCGTGATGAGTGTCGTCAACCTCTCGCAGGACTCTGCGTATCGGGAGAGCGTGGCCGTCAGCACCGCATCAGCCGTGCGCAAGGCACGCGTACACGTCGCCCAAGGAGCCCACCTCGTCGATATCGGCGCGGAATCCACCATTGCGACAGCCGCGGCCGTCGATGATCAGGCCCAGCAGCGGCTGCTGCTGCCGGTGATCGAGCAGCTCGCCGACGACGGCATCGCTGTATCGGTCGAGACGTATGAGGTGCCGGTCGCCGCGGCCGCGCTGCAGGCCGGGGCCTGCGTGCTCAACCTGACCGGTTCGGGGAACGACGACGAGATGTTCGCCCTCGCCGCTGAACACCGGGCGACCGTGGTGCTGTGCCACCTGCTCGGACCGAACGCCCGCGACATCACTGACGCCGACATCAGTACCGACCTGCTGCCCCAGATGATCGAGCGTTTCGATCAGCGGGTCCATCGCGCGCGCGAAATCGGCGTCACCGATCTGGTGATCGACCCCGGCGTCGGATTCGGATACCGCCTCAACGATGCGGCGGCCCGGTCCCGATACCAGGCTGCGGCCCTCCTGCAGACGTTCCGGCTGCGGCGCCTGGGTCTGCCGATCTGCCACGCGCTACCGCACGCCTTCGACACCTTCGAGGAGCAGTTCCGCAGTGCGGAGGGCTTCTTCGCCGTGCTGGCGCAACTGGGCCAGACCGGCGTCTACCGCACCCACGAAGTGCCCCTGGTCTGTGCTGTCCTGGATGCGATGAGCACCTTCGACACCGAGGCCTGA
- a CDS encoding TrmH family RNA methyltransferase → MRADPEQRTIRVGARNATFQHWQTLLRNRTKRHRAGEFVVQGVRPITLALQYDWPTSALIRPSGLRPSQWAQEAWSGSPGARYEVEPELFSELTDKEQGQAEMLAVVSIPADDLARVAPAPHAPLVVFDRPSGPGNIGTLLRSIDAFGGAGLVVTGHAADPYDPKSVRASTGSLFCVPMVRVEGPIPLVQWLLELRESGTPVQLFGTDEGGSLGVRDVDFAIPTILVIGNESRGLAKAWRQECDAIVSIPMIGQASSLNAATAGAVLLHECLQQRLGT, encoded by the coding sequence ATGCGCGCCGATCCTGAACAACGAACGATCAGGGTCGGCGCTCGCAATGCGACCTTCCAGCATTGGCAGACCCTGCTACGAAATCGCACGAAACGGCACCGTGCCGGCGAGTTCGTGGTCCAAGGCGTCCGGCCGATCACCCTGGCGTTGCAGTACGACTGGCCGACAAGTGCGTTGATCCGGCCCAGTGGACTGCGGCCCTCACAGTGGGCGCAGGAGGCCTGGAGTGGCTCTCCCGGTGCCCGTTACGAGGTCGAGCCCGAGCTCTTCTCCGAGCTGACTGACAAGGAGCAGGGTCAGGCGGAAATGCTGGCCGTTGTATCCATACCTGCGGACGATCTGGCGCGGGTTGCTCCCGCCCCGCACGCTCCGCTGGTCGTCTTCGATCGCCCGAGCGGCCCCGGGAACATCGGCACGTTGTTGCGTTCGATTGACGCCTTCGGAGGCGCAGGTCTGGTCGTCACCGGCCATGCAGCCGACCCGTATGACCCCAAGTCGGTGCGCGCGAGCACCGGCTCTCTCTTCTGCGTGCCGATGGTGCGCGTCGAGGGACCCATTCCGCTGGTGCAGTGGCTGCTCGAACTGCGTGAGAGCGGTACCCCCGTGCAACTGTTCGGCACCGATGAGGGAGGCAGCCTCGGCGTGCGCGATGTCGATTTCGCCATTCCGACCATATTGGTGATCGGTAACGAAAGCCGAGGCCTGGCAAAGGCGTGGCGGCAGGAGTGCGACGCGATCGTCAGTATTCCGATGATCGGGCAAGCCAGCTCGCTGAACGCCGCCACCGCAGGTGCAGTGCTGCTGCACGAGTGTCTGCAGCAGCGACTCGGCACCTGA
- a CDS encoding acyl-CoA desaturase, whose product MTALQKKDHNPVEHLTRSDIESLGEELDALRAQIIESRGAADAAYIRRTIDVQRKLEMGARGVLLFSKYKPAFWLGTAGLTVSKILENMEIGHNVMHGQWDWLRDPKIHSTTWEWDNASPSDLWKHSHNELHHTYTNVLGRDNDLGYGIMRVDEDQRWMPFYLGQPLWNALNACFFEYGIAAYDLELGKYMKGRKDKAVFKRDLDKVGVKVRNQVTRDYVIHPLLAAPFGSWGSTLAANALSNLGRNIWTHSVIMCGHFPEGVETFTKTSIEGETRGDWYLRQMIGSANISGSKAMHIATGNLSYQIEHHLFPDLPSNRYAEISVTVRDICARYGLQYLSGPLPKQVGSAWMKVIRLSLPNHIAAKVKFPSRRKPVAPTALPSRITAMEQSERAA is encoded by the coding sequence ATGACTGCCTTGCAGAAGAAGGACCACAACCCCGTCGAGCACCTCACCCGCTCTGACATCGAGAGCCTGGGCGAAGAGCTGGACGCCCTGCGCGCGCAGATCATCGAGTCCCGCGGCGCAGCAGATGCGGCCTACATCCGCCGCACGATCGACGTGCAGCGCAAACTGGAAATGGGCGCCCGCGGGGTGCTGCTCTTCAGTAAGTACAAGCCGGCCTTCTGGCTCGGCACCGCCGGACTGACCGTGTCGAAGATCCTGGAGAACATGGAGATCGGGCACAACGTCATGCACGGTCAGTGGGACTGGTTGCGCGACCCGAAGATTCACTCCACGACCTGGGAGTGGGACAACGCGAGCCCTTCGGACCTGTGGAAGCACTCGCACAACGAGTTGCACCACACCTACACCAACGTGCTCGGCCGCGACAACGATCTCGGTTACGGCATCATGCGCGTGGACGAAGACCAGCGGTGGATGCCGTTCTACCTCGGTCAGCCGCTGTGGAATGCGCTGAACGCGTGCTTCTTCGAGTACGGCATCGCGGCGTACGACCTGGAGCTCGGTAAGTACATGAAGGGCCGTAAGGACAAGGCCGTCTTCAAGCGCGATCTGGACAAGGTGGGTGTCAAGGTCCGTAACCAGGTCACCCGTGACTACGTCATCCACCCGCTGCTCGCGGCGCCGTTCGGCTCCTGGGGCTCGACGCTGGCAGCGAACGCATTGTCCAACCTGGGCCGCAACATCTGGACCCACTCGGTCATCATGTGCGGTCACTTCCCCGAGGGTGTCGAGACCTTCACCAAGACCTCTATCGAGGGCGAGACCCGCGGTGACTGGTACCTGCGCCAGATGATCGGCTCGGCCAACATCAGCGGCTCCAAGGCCATGCACATCGCCACCGGCAACCTGAGTTACCAGATCGAACACCACCTCTTCCCGGACCTGCCGAGCAACAGGTACGCCGAGATTTCGGTAACGGTGCGCGACATCTGTGCGCGCTACGGCCTGCAGTACCTGAGCGGTCCGCTGCCCAAGCAGGTCGGCTCGGCGTGGATGAAGGTCATCCGTCTGTCGCTGCCCAACCACATCGCTGCCAAGGTGAAGTTCCCAAGCCGTCGCAAGCCGGTCGCGCCGACCGCACTGCCGTCGCGCATTACCGCCATGGAGCAGAGCGAGCGCGCCGCCTGA